From Portunus trituberculatus isolate SZX2019 chromosome 37, ASM1759143v1, whole genome shotgun sequence, one genomic window encodes:
- the LOC123513959 gene encoding protein mono-ADP-ribosyltransferase PARP12-like produces the protein MGDRGRGQGRGRGRGQGHNQTIKNLERAAADIQNMLLKMNTDEKGSGSGGNKRRGGGSRGSKSLMDLSRQGSQQHGYPSPPNQPFNHPGPPNQGYHHYGPPDQEPPYQPPPGQIHYHQGPPGQGRYHQGPPGQGHYHQGPPGQGHYHQGPPGQGHHHQCPPGQELYHQGPPGQETYHPRSYSEGPPNRYPPAPPSYEESMGQYDNRPQPLMQDNYKRKDKAPNREASKSAHAQELVKALAMFEGQMADSEVISRQIESSVEEVEKVVRQRKDLFAYIKDGNKMMVELVPNIKLCTHYLSENGCTARDSCQALHICRNFIVTRCDLGPSCMFGHKFNTNHNNSVLSKLYLDLIKTHNLLLIVKKICRGNAPPRVCGYYSTKDGCRKKDNCKFLHICKDYVMNDGKCSAKNCPFNHQLTNKQCKAVLAQHGMSTNESIRDILLKVKQVLERGGGRHSSPAPKQDKKKEEQEESEDSQYSSDSDSCKEDTADALVKKKTKKTHGKAKEKGSKSKGKKATIKSTDFCGDVEIPEICIYSVNNKCMNEKKGCKYLHAKSLFHWQVEKDKKWYNFCIFQSKALESAYRDVSKNSITMPNIDTTKLVTDDKNILEILGPNTWRANFRDMCISDPTGKQLKIRRVSTPSSALSGLPQATVYDWYFEDEQGKWIRYGNVNSSGKQDFVCNITSEDIEKQYVTDSFTTMVISNNRFKYKIDFAAMTQTNLSSSKVREIRRRPIRLAYQNTATTTAAPAFATSASSDISSLPAYWQPMKSLEPYKLVTLDSNSTEFQDVCKSIKLMIPTAKICEVRRLQNEYLWRLFQYKKTDLANWYDELTMNVQKLYHGTDPDFINAICKENIDGRRYANTKDKYGKGTYFSNSSAVARTYCTPDTQGHLFMILADVIIGYMTLGNKNLNKPPLNSLIDKPYDTTVDSMTAPTIFVKYYKEEYYPEYIIEFIA, from the exons ATGGGTGACCGAGGCCGTGGGCAGGGCAGGGGCCggggacgaggacaaggacacAACCAGACTATTAAGAACTTGGAACGTGCTGCTGCTGACATCCAGAACATGCTGCTTAAGA TGAACACAGATGAGAAAGGTTCTGGCTCAGGTGGAAACAAAAGAAGG ggtggaggaagcagaggaagcaaGTCACTGATGGATCTCAGTAGGCAAGGTAGCCAGCAGCATGGCTATCCAAGTCCTCCCAACCAACCCTTCAATCATCCAGGACCACCCAACCAGGGATACCATCACTATGGCCCACCAGACCAGGAACCTCCTTACCAACCACCACCTGGTCAGATACATTACCACCAAGGCCCACCAGGTCAGGGACGCTACCACCAAGGCCCACCAGGTCAGGGACACTACCACCAAGGCCCACCAGGTCAGGGACACTACCACCAAGGCCCACCAGGTCAAGGACACCATCACCAATGTCCACCAGGTCAAGAATTGTATCACCAAGGTCCACCAGGTCAAGAGACTTATCATCCAAGAAGCTACAGTGAGGGTCCTCCTAATCGGTATCCACCAGCACCCCCATCCTATGAGGAATCTATGGGCCAGTATGACAATAGACCCCAGCCACTGATGCAGGACAACTACAAGAGGAAGGATAAGGCACCCAACCGAGAAGCATCTAAGTCAGCACATGCGCAGGAGTTGGTGAAAGCATTAGCCATGTTTGAAGGGCAGATGGCTGACTCTGAGGTGATCAGCAGGCAGATTGAAAGCAGTGTTGAGGAGGTTGAGAAGGTAGTGAGGCAACGCAAGGATTTATTTGCATACATTAAGGATGGCAATAAGATGATGGTAgagctggtccccaacataaaGCTTTGCACACACTACCTGTCTGAGAATGGCTGCACAGCACGTGACTCCTGCCAAGCTCTTCACATTTGCAGAAACTTCATCGTGACTCGCTGTGACCTTGGGCCGTCCTGTATGTTTGGGCATAAGTTTAATACCAATCACAATAATTCAGTTCTCTCAAAACTGTATTTGGATTTGATCAAAACACACAACTTACTCCTCATTGTCAAAAAGATATGCCGAGGAAATGCTCCTCCCAGGGTGTGTGGTTATTACAGCACAAAGGATGGATGCAGGAAGAAGGACAACTGTAAGTTCCTGCACATTTGTAAAGACTATGTGATGAACGATGGAAAATGTTCTGCCAAAAATTGCCCCTTCAATCATCAGCTGACCAACAAGCAGTGCAAGGCTGTACTGGCCCAGCACGGCATGTCCACCAATGAGAGCATCCGGGACATTTTATTAAAGGTGAAGCAGGTTCTTGAGAGAGGTGGTGGCAGGCATTCCTCTCCTGCACCCAAGCaggacaaaaagaaggaagagcaagaggaaagtgaagatagCCAATACTCCTCAGACTCAGACAGCTGCAAGGAGGACACAGCTGATGCATTAGTcaagaagaaaaccaaaaagACTCATGGCAAAGCTAAGGAAAAGGGTTCAAAGTCTAAGGGGAAGAAGGCAACAATTAAATCCACTGATTTTTGTGGTGATGTGGAAATTCCTGAAATTTGCATATATTCAGTtaacaataaatgtatgaatgaaaagaaaggttgCAAGTATCTGCATGCTAAAAGTCTCTTCCACTGGCAGgtggaaaaggacaaaaagtgGTACAATTTCTGCATATTTCAGTCCAAGGCACTGGAGAGCGCTTACCGAGATGTCTCCAAGAACAGCATCACCATGCCCAATATTGACACCACCAAACTTGTTACTGATGACAAGAACATACTGGAAATCTTGGGACCAAACACCTGGAGAGCAAACTTCAGAGACATGTGCATTAGTGATCCTACAGGCAAACAGCTGAAGATTAGGAGAGTGTCCACACCATCATCAGCTTTGTCCGGCCTGCCTCAGGCCACTGTATATGACTGGTACTTTGAGGACGAGCAGGGGAAGTGGATCCGCTACGGCAACGTGAATAGCTCGGGCAAACAGGACTTTGTGTGTAACATAACCTCAGAGGACATTGAGAAGCAGTATGTGACGGACTCATTCACAACAATGGTGATATCTAACAATCGCTTCAAGTATAAAATTGATTTTGCAGCCATGACACAGACCAACCTGTCAAGCAGCAAAGTGAGGGAGATCCGTCGCCGCCCCATACGCCTCGCTTACCAgaatactgccaccaccactgctgctcctGCCTTTGCCACCTCTGCCAGTAGTGAcatctcctccctcccagcATACTGGCAGCCCATGAAATCCCTGGAGCCCTACAAGCTGGTGACTCTGGATTCAAACAGCACAGAGTTCCAGGATGTGTGTAAGAGCATCAAACTGATGATCCCAACTGCCAAGATCTGTGAGGTGCGCAGGCTGCAGAATGAGTACCTGTGGCGCCTCTTTCAGTACAAGAAGACTGACCTTGCCAACTG GTATGATGAGCTTACCATGAATGTGCAGAAGCTTTACCATGGCACTGACCCAGACTTCATCAATGCAATCTGTAAGGAGAACATTGATGGACGCCGCTATGCCAACACAAAGGACAAGTATGGGAAAGGAACATACTTCTCCAATAG TTCTGCTGTTGCTCGCACCTACTGCACTCCTGATACTCAAGGACACCTGTTCATGATCCTGGCTGATGTGATCATTGGCTACATGACCCTGGGCAACAAGAACCTCAACAAGCCTCCACTGAACAGTCTTATTGACAAGCCCTATGACACAACAGTGGACAGCATGACGGCACCAACTATCTTTGTTAAGTATTACAAGGAAGAGTACTACCCCGAATACATAATAGAATTCATTGCGTAA